A section of the Eriocheir sinensis breed Jianghai 21 chromosome 40, ASM2467909v1, whole genome shotgun sequence genome encodes:
- the LOC127009361 gene encoding titin-like isoform X14, with amino-acid sequence MNLFVVGTILIWVGLGPIVDSTGGVAGLPGLPEDNPRCAALVEAAKAEYRRLYEAGLKDAPNLMDLILTSLGIASNDTFKTTERKVFNNTDETGHETGKKTVVEKTTETDVVPNGTVSKTSETTVDIDEDGKQSGEKSVTERETMTGQTPNNGTIAQTVDVKKVMDEAGNEIKEEVVVKKELIVQPPTNTTDANLIVPKVGADDKGNNETELKLGGSGKSDGLLKVERTEEIKEIMPGNITNEVLVKQKEEQLSPQESTKVTSVERKNVTEKDDGLQKVERTEEIKEIMPGNITNEVLVKQKEEQLSPQESTIVTSVERKNVTEKDDGLQKVERTEEIKEIMPGNITNEVLVKQKDEQLSPQESTKVTSVERKNVTEKGDGKDVEKETVIQKEVEKNVCDSDIKEVRNEKHLNETIEDLKHQVDDVKNKIKEEKAKAEETNATRSLFEPSAAPIIQEGKVVEKIVPAVTPAKIAEKISPTVTEGKVPVVTKEKVVEQAAPSVTEEIVSVSKEQEEVPVVAEEKVIEKIHPAMTEGKVPVVPQQEVVEKVAPSPTEEKVHVVTQERVIEQNAPQERVIEQNAPQERVIEQAAPQERVIEEVAPQERAIEQAVPQERAIEQAVPQERVIEQVAPQERVIEQAVPQERVIEQAVPQERVIEQAVPQERVIEEVAPQERAIEQAAPQERAIEQAVPQERVIEQAAPQERAIEQAVPQERAIEEVAPQERAIEQAVPQERAIEQAAPTATEEIVTVSKEKEEVPVVVTEEKVPVVTNQTVVEKISPTVTEGKVPVVTKEKVVEQAAPSVTEEIVSVSKEQEEVPVVAEEKNVTEKIHPAMTEGKVPVVPQQEAVEKVAPSPTEEKVNVVTQERAIEQNAPQERAIEEVVPQERAIEQAAPTATEEIVTVSKEKEEVPVVVTEEKVPVVTNQTVVEKITPSVTEEKVVTQRKVVEKGAPSVNESVVSIPKREEGVVERIAPVV; translated from the exons ATGAACCTTTTCGTTGTCGGGACGATCCTCATCTGGGTGGGCTTGGGGCCCATTGTTGACAGTACCGGCGGTGTTGCGGGGCTCCCGGGGCTCCCGGAGGACAACCCGCGATGTGCCGCCCTGGTGGAGGCCGCAAAGGCCGAGTACCGGAGACTGTACGAGGCGGGACTGAAAGATGCACCAAATTTGATGGATCTGATACTGACAAGTTTGGGGATTGCTTCAAACGACACCTTTAAGACCACAGAAAGAAAAGTCTTCAATAATACCGATGAAACGGGACATGAAACCGGAAAAAAGACAGTCGTTGAGAAGACGACAGAGACTGACGTAGTACCCAACGGAACTGTATCAAAGACTTCCGAAACCACGGTCGACATAGATGAGGACGGTAAACAAAGTGGTGAAAAATCTGTGACCGAAAGAGAAACCATGACAGGACAGACTCCAAACAATGGGACCATAGCACAGACGGTGGACGTTAAGAAGGTAATGGACGAAGCGggtaatgaaataaaggaggaagttgtTGTTAAGAAGGAATTAATAGTACAACCTCCTACCAATACGACTGACGCAAATCTTATCGTTCCAAAAGTAGGGGCGGACGACAAAGGTAATAACGAAACCGAATTAAAACTTGGTGGCTCAGGAAAGAGCGATGGACTTCTGAAAGTAGAACGAactgaggaaataaaggagattatgcccggcaatataacgaatgaagttttagtaaaacagaaggaagaacaaCTTTCGCCACAGGAAAGCACCAAGGTGACatctgtggaaaggaagaatgttacagagaaggatgatggacttcagaaAGTTGAACGAactgaggaaataaaggagattatgcccggcaatataacgaatgaagttttagtaaaacagaaggaagaacaaCTTTCGCCACAGGAAAGCACTATTGTGACatctgtggaaaggaagaatgttacagaaaaggatgatggacttcagaaagtagaaagaacagaagaaataaaggagattatgcccggcaatataacgaatgaagttttAGTAAAGCAGAAGGACGAACAACTTTCTCCACAGGAAAGCACCAAGGTGACatctgtggaaaggaagaatgttacagaaaagggtgatggaaaagatgtcgagaaagaaactgtaattcaaaaagaagtcgaaaagaatgtgtgtgatagcgacatcaaagaggttcgtaacgaaaaacatcttaatgaaacaattgaagacttgaaacaccaagttgatgacgtgaaaaacaagattaaggaagaaaaagcaaaggctgAAGAAACAAATGCTACGCGTAGCCTATTCGAACCAAGTGCTGCCCCTATCATTCAAGAAGGTAAAGTCGTTGAAAAGATAGTCCCTGCTGTGACGCCGGCGAAGATTGCTGAAAAGATTTCCCCCACggtgacggaaggaaaagtccccgttgtgacaaaagagaaggttgttgagcaggctgccccttcggtgacagaggagatcgtaagtgtctctaaggagcaagaagaagtccctgttgtggCAGAagagaaggttattgaaaagattcaTCCTGCGatgacggaaggaaaagtcccggtagtccctcaacaggaggttgtCGAAAAAGTTGCCCCATCGCCGACAGAGGAAAAAGTTcatgttgtgacacaagaaagggttattgagcagaatgccccacaagaaagggttattgagcagaatgccccacaagaaagggttattgaacaggctgccccacaagaaagggttattgaagaggttgccccacaagaaagggctattgaacaggctgtcccacaagaaagggctattgaacaggctgtcccacaagaaagggttattgaacaggttgccccacaagaaagggttattgaacaggctgtcccacaagaaagggttattgaacaggctgtcccacaagaaagggttattgaacaggctgtcccacaagaaagggttattgaagaggttgccccacaagaaagggctattgaacaggctgccccacaagaaagggctattgaacaggctgtcccacaagaaagggttattgaacag gctgccccacaagaaagggctattgaacaggctgtcccacaagaaagggctattgaagaggttgccccacaagaaagggctattgaacaggctgtcccacaagaaagggctattgaacaggctgcccctacggcgacagaagagattgtcactgtttctaaagagaaagaagaagtccctgttgttgtaacagaggaaaaggttcccgttgtgacaaatcagacaGTTGTTGAAAAGATTTCCCCCACggtgacggaaggaaaagtccccgttgtgacaaaagagaaggttgttgagcaggctgccccttcggtgacagaggagatcgtaagtgtctctaaggagcaagaagaagtccctgttgtggCAGAAGAGAAGAACGTTACTGAAAAGATTCACCCTGCGatgacggaaggaaaagtcccggtagtccctcaacaggaggcTGTTGAAAAAGTTGCCCCATCGCCGACAGAGGAAAAAGTTaatgttgtgacacaagaaagggctattgagcagaatgccccacaagaaagggctattgaagaggttgtcccacaagaaagggctattgaacaggctgcccctacggcgacagaagagattgtcactgtttctaaagagaaagaagaagtccctgttgttgtaacagaggaaaaggttcccgttgtgacaaatcagacagttgttgaaaagattactccttccgtaacGGAAGAAAAAGTTGTCACTCAACGGAAGGTTGTTGAGAAGGGTGCCCCCTCTGTCAACGAAAGCGTAGTTTCCATtccaaagagggaggaaggagtagttGAAAGAATTGCTCCTGTTGTATAG
- the LOC127009361 gene encoding titin-like isoform X34 — protein MNLFVVGTILIWVGLGPIVDSTGGVAGLPGLPEDNPRCAALVEAAKAEYRRLYEAGLKDAPNLMDLILTSLGIASNDTFKTTERKVFNNTDETGHETGKKTVVEKTTETDVVPNGTVSKTSETTVDIDEDGKQSGEKSVTERETMTGQTPNNGTIAQTVDVKKVMDEAGNEIKEEVVVKKELIVQPPTNTTDANLIVPKVGADDKGNNETELKLGGSGKSDGLLKVERTEEIKEIMPGNITNEVLVKQKEEQLSPQESTKVTSVERKNVTEKDDGLQKVERTEEIKEIMPGNITNEVLVKQKEEQLSPQESTIVTSVERKNVTEKDDGLQKVERTEEIKEIMPGNITNEVLVKQKDEQLSPQESTKVTSVERKNVTEKGDGKDVEKETVIQKEVEKNVCDSDIKEVRNEKHLNETIEDLKHQVDDVKNKIKEEKAKAEETNATRSLFEPSAAPIIQEGKVVEKIVPAVTPAKIAEKISPTVTEGKVPVVTKEKVVEQAAPSVTEEIVSVSKEQEEVPVVAEEKVIEKIHPAMTEGKVPVVPQQEVVEKVAPSPTEEKVHVVTQERVIEQNAPQERVIEQNAPQERVIEQAAPQERVIEEVAPQERAIEQAAPQERAIEQAVPQERAIEEVAPQERAIEQAAPQERAIEQAVPQERAIEEVAPQERAIEQAVPQERAIEQAAPTATEEIVTVSKEKEEVPVVVTEEKVPVVTNQTVVEKISPTVTEGKVPVVTKEKVVEQAAPSVTEEIVSVSKEQEEVPVVAEEKNVTEKIHPAMTEGKVPVVPQQEAVEKVAPSPTEEKVNVVTQERAIEQNAPQERAIEEVVPQERAIEQAAPTATEEIVTVSKEKEEVPVVVTEEKVPVVTNQTVVEKITPSVTEEKVVTQRKVVEKGAPSVNESVVSIPKREEGVVERIAPVV, from the exons ATGAACCTTTTCGTTGTCGGGACGATCCTCATCTGGGTGGGCTTGGGGCCCATTGTTGACAGTACCGGCGGTGTTGCGGGGCTCCCGGGGCTCCCGGAGGACAACCCGCGATGTGCCGCCCTGGTGGAGGCCGCAAAGGCCGAGTACCGGAGACTGTACGAGGCGGGACTGAAAGATGCACCAAATTTGATGGATCTGATACTGACAAGTTTGGGGATTGCTTCAAACGACACCTTTAAGACCACAGAAAGAAAAGTCTTCAATAATACCGATGAAACGGGACATGAAACCGGAAAAAAGACAGTCGTTGAGAAGACGACAGAGACTGACGTAGTACCCAACGGAACTGTATCAAAGACTTCCGAAACCACGGTCGACATAGATGAGGACGGTAAACAAAGTGGTGAAAAATCTGTGACCGAAAGAGAAACCATGACAGGACAGACTCCAAACAATGGGACCATAGCACAGACGGTGGACGTTAAGAAGGTAATGGACGAAGCGggtaatgaaataaaggaggaagttgtTGTTAAGAAGGAATTAATAGTACAACCTCCTACCAATACGACTGACGCAAATCTTATCGTTCCAAAAGTAGGGGCGGACGACAAAGGTAATAACGAAACCGAATTAAAACTTGGTGGCTCAGGAAAGAGCGATGGACTTCTGAAAGTAGAACGAactgaggaaataaaggagattatgcccggcaatataacgaatgaagttttagtaaaacagaaggaagaacaaCTTTCGCCACAGGAAAGCACCAAGGTGACatctgtggaaaggaagaatgttacagagaaggatgatggacttcagaaAGTTGAACGAactgaggaaataaaggagattatgcccggcaatataacgaatgaagttttagtaaaacagaaggaagaacaaCTTTCGCCACAGGAAAGCACTATTGTGACatctgtggaaaggaagaatgttacagaaaaggatgatggacttcagaaagtagaaagaacagaagaaataaaggagattatgcccggcaatataacgaatgaagttttAGTAAAGCAGAAGGACGAACAACTTTCTCCACAGGAAAGCACCAAGGTGACatctgtggaaaggaagaatgttacagaaaagggtgatggaaaagatgtcgagaaagaaactgtaattcaaaaagaagtcgaaaagaatgtgtgtgatagcgacatcaaagaggttcgtaacgaaaaacatcttaatgaaacaattgaagacttgaaacaccaagttgatgacgtgaaaaacaagattaaggaagaaaaagcaaaggctgAAGAAACAAATGCTACGCGTAGCCTATTCGAACCAAGTGCTGCCCCTATCATTCAAGAAGGTAAAGTCGTTGAAAAGATAGTCCCTGCTGTGACGCCGGCGAAGATTGCTGAAAAGATTTCCCCCACggtgacggaaggaaaagtccccgttgtgacaaaagagaaggttgttgagcaggctgccccttcggtgacagaggagatcgtaagtgtctctaaggagcaagaagaagtccctgttgtggCAGAagagaaggttattgaaaagattcaTCCTGCGatgacggaaggaaaagtcccggtagtccctcaacaggaggttgtCGAAAAAGTTGCCCCATCGCCGACAGAGGAAAAAGTTcatgttgtgacacaagaaagggttattgagcagaatgccccacaagaaagggttattgagcagaatgccccacaagaaagggttattgaacaggctgccccacaagaaagggttattgaagag gttgccccacaagaaagggctattgaacaggctgccccacaagaaagggctattgaacaggctgtcccacaagaaagggctattgaagaGGTTGctccacaagaaagggctattgaacaggctgccccacaagaaagggctattgaacaggctgtcccacaagaaagggctattgaagaggttgccccacaagaaagggctattgaacaggctgtcccacaagaaagggctattgaacaggctgcccctacggcgacagaagagattgtcactgtttctaaagagaaagaagaagtccctgttgttgtaacagaggaaaaggttcccgttgtgacaaatcagacaGTTGTTGAAAAGATTTCCCCCACggtgacggaaggaaaagtccccgttgtgacaaaagagaaggttgttgagcaggctgccccttcggtgacagaggagatcgtaagtgtctctaaggagcaagaagaagtccctgttgtggCAGAAGAGAAGAACGTTACTGAAAAGATTCACCCTGCGatgacggaaggaaaagtcccggtagtccctcaacaggaggcTGTTGAAAAAGTTGCCCCATCGCCGACAGAGGAAAAAGTTaatgttgtgacacaagaaagggctattgagcagaatgccccacaagaaagggctattgaagaggttgtcccacaagaaagggctattgaacaggctgcccctacggcgacagaagagattgtcactgtttctaaagagaaagaagaagtccctgttgttgtaacagaggaaaaggttcccgttgtgacaaatcagacagttgttgaaaagattactccttccgtaacGGAAGAAAAAGTTGTCACTCAACGGAAGGTTGTTGAGAAGGGTGCCCCCTCTGTCAACGAAAGCGTAGTTTCCATtccaaagagggaggaaggagtagttGAAAGAATTGCTCCTGTTGTATAG
- the LOC127009361 gene encoding titin-like isoform X18, whose product MNLFVVGTILIWVGLGPIVDSTGGVAGLPGLPEDNPRCAALVEAAKAEYRRLYEAGLKDAPNLMDLILTSLGIASNDTFKTTERKVFNNTDETGHETGKKTVVEKTTETDVVPNGTVSKTSETTVDIDEDGKQSGEKSVTERETMTGQTPNNGTIAQTVDVKKVMDEAGNEIKEEVVVKKELIVQPPTNTTDANLIVPKVGADDKGNNETELKLGGSGKSDGLLKVERTEEIKEIMPGNITNEVLVKQKEEQLSPQESTKVTSVERKNVTEKDDGLQKVERTEEIKEIMPGNITNEVLVKQKEEQLSPQESTIVTSVERKNVTEKDDGLQKVERTEEIKEIMPGNITNEVLVKQKDEQLSPQESTKVTSVERKNVTEKGDGKDVEKETVIQKEVEKNVCDSDIKEVRNEKHLNETIEDLKHQVDDVKNKIKEEKAKAEETNATRSLFEPSAAPIIQEGKVVEKIVPAVTPAKIAEKISPTVTEGKVPVVTKEKVVEQAAPSVTEEIVSVSKEQEEVPVVAEEKVIEKIHPAMTEGKVPVVPQQEVVEKVAPSPTEEKVHVVTQERVIEQNAPQERVIEQNAPQERVIEQAAPQERVIEEVAPQERAIEQAVPQERAIEQAVPQERVIEQAVPQERVIEQAVPQERVIEQAVPQERVIEEVAPQERAIEQAAPQERAIEQAVPQERAIEEVAPQERAIEQAAPQERAIEQAVPQERAIEEVAPQERAIEQAVPQERAIEQAAPTATEEIVTVSKEKEEVPVVVTEEKVPVVTNQTVVEKISPTVTEGKVPVVTKEKVVEQAAPSVTEEIVSVSKEQEEVPVVAEEKNVTEKIHPAMTEGKVPVVPQQEAVEKVAPSPTEEKVNVVTQERAIEQNAPQERAIEEVVPQERAIEQAAPTATEEIVTVSKEKEEVPVVVTEEKVPVVTNQTVVEKITPSVTEEKVVTQRKVVEKGAPSVNESVVSIPKREEGVVERIAPVV is encoded by the exons ATGAACCTTTTCGTTGTCGGGACGATCCTCATCTGGGTGGGCTTGGGGCCCATTGTTGACAGTACCGGCGGTGTTGCGGGGCTCCCGGGGCTCCCGGAGGACAACCCGCGATGTGCCGCCCTGGTGGAGGCCGCAAAGGCCGAGTACCGGAGACTGTACGAGGCGGGACTGAAAGATGCACCAAATTTGATGGATCTGATACTGACAAGTTTGGGGATTGCTTCAAACGACACCTTTAAGACCACAGAAAGAAAAGTCTTCAATAATACCGATGAAACGGGACATGAAACCGGAAAAAAGACAGTCGTTGAGAAGACGACAGAGACTGACGTAGTACCCAACGGAACTGTATCAAAGACTTCCGAAACCACGGTCGACATAGATGAGGACGGTAAACAAAGTGGTGAAAAATCTGTGACCGAAAGAGAAACCATGACAGGACAGACTCCAAACAATGGGACCATAGCACAGACGGTGGACGTTAAGAAGGTAATGGACGAAGCGggtaatgaaataaaggaggaagttgtTGTTAAGAAGGAATTAATAGTACAACCTCCTACCAATACGACTGACGCAAATCTTATCGTTCCAAAAGTAGGGGCGGACGACAAAGGTAATAACGAAACCGAATTAAAACTTGGTGGCTCAGGAAAGAGCGATGGACTTCTGAAAGTAGAACGAactgaggaaataaaggagattatgcccggcaatataacgaatgaagttttagtaaaacagaaggaagaacaaCTTTCGCCACAGGAAAGCACCAAGGTGACatctgtggaaaggaagaatgttacagagaaggatgatggacttcagaaAGTTGAACGAactgaggaaataaaggagattatgcccggcaatataacgaatgaagttttagtaaaacagaaggaagaacaaCTTTCGCCACAGGAAAGCACTATTGTGACatctgtggaaaggaagaatgttacagaaaaggatgatggacttcagaaagtagaaagaacagaagaaataaaggagattatgcccggcaatataacgaatgaagttttAGTAAAGCAGAAGGACGAACAACTTTCTCCACAGGAAAGCACCAAGGTGACatctgtggaaaggaagaatgttacagaaaagggtgatggaaaagatgtcgagaaagaaactgtaattcaaaaagaagtcgaaaagaatgtgtgtgatagcgacatcaaagaggttcgtaacgaaaaacatcttaatgaaacaattgaagacttgaaacaccaagttgatgacgtgaaaaacaagattaaggaagaaaaagcaaaggctgAAGAAACAAATGCTACGCGTAGCCTATTCGAACCAAGTGCTGCCCCTATCATTCAAGAAGGTAAAGTCGTTGAAAAGATAGTCCCTGCTGTGACGCCGGCGAAGATTGCTGAAAAGATTTCCCCCACggtgacggaaggaaaagtccccgttgtgacaaaagagaaggttgttgagcaggctgccccttcggtgacagaggagatcgtaagtgtctctaaggagcaagaagaagtccctgttgtggCAGAagagaaggttattgaaaagattcaTCCTGCGatgacggaaggaaaagtcccggtagtccctcaacaggaggttgtCGAAAAAGTTGCCCCATCGCCGACAGAGGAAAAAGTTcatgttgtgacacaagaaagggttattgagcagaatgccccacaagaaagggttattgagcagaatgccccacaagaaagggttattgaacaggctgccccacaagaaagggttattgaagaggttgccccacaagaaagggctattgaacaggctgtcccacaagaaagggctattgaacaggctgtcccacaagaaagggttattgaacag gctgtcccacaagaaagggttattgaacaggctgtcccacaagaaagggttattgaacaggctgtcccacaagaaagggttattgaagag gttgccccacaagaaagggctattgaacaggctgccccacaagaaagggctattgaacaggctgtcccacaagaaagggctattgaagaGGTTGctccacaagaaagggctattgaacaggctgccccacaagaaagggctattgaacaggctgtcccacaagaaagggctattgaagaggttgccccacaagaaagggctattgaacaggctgtcccacaagaaagggctattgaacaggctgcccctacggcgacagaagagattgtcactgtttctaaagagaaagaagaagtccctgttgttgtaacagaggaaaaggttcccgttgtgacaaatcagacaGTTGTTGAAAAGATTTCCCCCACggtgacggaaggaaaagtccccgttgtgacaaaagagaaggttgttgagcaggctgccccttcggtgacagaggagatcgtaagtgtctctaaggagcaagaagaagtccctgttgtggCAGAAGAGAAGAACGTTACTGAAAAGATTCACCCTGCGatgacggaaggaaaagtcccggtagtccctcaacaggaggcTGTTGAAAAAGTTGCCCCATCGCCGACAGAGGAAAAAGTTaatgttgtgacacaagaaagggctattgagcagaatgccccacaagaaagggctattgaagaggttgtcccacaagaaagggctattgaacaggctgcccctacggcgacagaagagattgtcactgtttctaaagagaaagaagaagtccctgttgttgtaacagaggaaaaggttcccgttgtgacaaatcagacagttgttgaaaagattactccttccgtaacGGAAGAAAAAGTTGTCACTCAACGGAAGGTTGTTGAGAAGGGTGCCCCCTCTGTCAACGAAAGCGTAGTTTCCATtccaaagagggaggaaggagtagttGAAAGAATTGCTCCTGTTGTATAG